A stretch of the Oscillospiraceae bacterium genome encodes the following:
- the nth gene encoding endonuclease III, whose amino-acid sequence MEKKKLNPKKRTLIAVELLEQRYPEAVCSLDYEEPFRLMVSVRLSAQCTDERVNLIAPVLFKKYPTTQDFAKADQTELEKYIFSCGFYHSKAKDIIGAANAVLEKFDGKIPDNMEQLLSIPGVGRKSANLLLGDIYKKPAVVADTHCIRISNRLGLCKKTDPYKVEMVLKDILPPEKSNDFCHRLVLFGREICTARSPKCLECPLFEICENKPVPENGRRSKEREN is encoded by the coding sequence ATGGAAAAAAAGAAGCTCAATCCGAAAAAACGCACCTTAATTGCGGTTGAACTTCTTGAGCAGCGTTATCCGGAAGCAGTTTGCTCGCTTGATTATGAGGAACCTTTCCGGCTGATGGTCAGCGTCCGGCTCTCGGCGCAGTGCACCGACGAGCGGGTAAATCTGATCGCGCCCGTATTATTTAAAAAGTATCCGACAACACAAGATTTCGCAAAAGCCGATCAGACTGAACTGGAAAAATATATTTTTTCATGCGGTTTTTATCACTCCAAGGCAAAAGACATCATCGGCGCGGCAAATGCGGTTCTTGAAAAGTTCGACGGAAAAATTCCCGATAATATGGAGCAGCTGCTGAGTATACCGGGAGTCGGCCGGAAAAGCGCCAACCTTCTCTTGGGCGATATTTACAAAAAACCCGCCGTGGTGGCGGACACGCATTGCATCCGGATTTCGAACCGTCTGGGACTTTGCAAAAAGACAGATCCGTATAAAGTGGAAATGGTGTTAAAAGATATTTTACCGCCCGAAAAAAGCAACGATTTCTGCCATCGGCTGGTCCTGTTCGGCAGGGAGATCTGTACGGCGCGTTCGCCGAAATGCCTTGAATGCCCGCTTTTTGAAATCTGTGAAAACAAACCGGTACCGGAAAACGGCCGGAGAAGCAAAGAAAGGGAGAACTGA
- a CDS encoding DUF4358 domain-containing protein: protein MKTLLKRTIIVTIALVILSAMTAGCAKTPVKEVVDGIDAAFTDEVGTTAVPVGRTELSKEDFLAKTGLNDADIRDYYGVVSSDDGYCDRIIAVRVSKNSIETVKAGLTKMKTDLTAYYRSYSVNGSYQRAKASQIIERGDCLFYVCLGLMPTDTDAPLEFGIDLDLAVKIIDTYYPPENAK from the coding sequence ATGAAAACCCTTTTAAAAAGAACGATTATTGTAACAATTGCGCTGGTTATTCTATCGGCAATGACTGCCGGCTGCGCGAAGACCCCGGTGAAGGAAGTTGTCGACGGCATCGATGCCGCCTTTACGGACGAAGTCGGAACCACCGCAGTCCCGGTCGGACGGACGGAACTTTCAAAAGAGGATTTTTTGGCGAAAACCGGCCTGAACGACGCTGATATCAGGGACTATTACGGCGTTGTCAGTTCCGACGACGGCTACTGCGACCGCATCATCGCCGTGCGCGTTTCCAAAAATTCAATTGAAACGGTGAAGGCGGGCCTCACGAAGATGAAAACCGATTTGACGGCATATTACCGTTCTTATTCGGTCAACGGTTCTTACCAGCGCGCAAAAGCTTCTCAGATTATTGAACGCGGCGACTGCTTGTTTTATGTCTGTCTGGGTTTGATGCCGACCGATACCGACGCGCCGCTGGAATTCGGGATCGATCTGGATTTGGCGGTCAAAATAATCGATACATATTACCCGCCGGAAAATGCAAAGTAA